DNA sequence from the Dunckerocampus dactyliophorus isolate RoL2022-P2 chromosome 4, RoL_Ddac_1.1, whole genome shotgun sequence genome:
gttctactatgcaatgaaattcttattctgttcattctcccaagaaaagaaagaaaacacaagaaagaataagaacataagaaacataaataccaataaattaagcaacaacaacagaagagacattaatacggATAAATAATAcggataaataatacaaataaataaataaataaagtgctatgagtgtgtgcccaaacaatatgaaaatagctaaagtagttccaatctttaaaaatggaaaccAACATCAGTTCATAAATTACCGACCAGTGTCCTTattgccacaattttccaaaatcattgaaaaactaTTTAATAACAAGTTGGACAATTTTAGGATTAGCAGGTAGGATTTCCTTTCAATGAAATTGGCAGAAAAGGTCACGTttaatttggttttattttcaaaGGCAGTTGATACCATGCACTATGAACAGTCTCATATGGAGGTATCTCCCAAAATATGTTGGGATGATTTTGAATGCACTCATACCCATAGGGAATGAAAGTAATAATTGATATTTATGTTTGAACACAACACCTTTCCAGGATAGGGCAGAACTACAGGACAACACACAAGGTCACATGACTGGGCTCACTGCTTCCACTGGAGAAGTTACAGATGATGCCAACAGCAGGAGCTCTTCCACACCTACGCTTTTGGATTCTATGCAACGGCACCGTTTTAGTCTAAGTAGAATTGTTGTGTTGCTAGTATACATTCCTCATGTATCTGGGTAACCTTCTTATCCTGCTTGATTCAAGTTGAAGAATCTTTCCTAAATTGTGCTTTCATCTCCCCAACTACCCAAGGTACATGACCATAAGCACCTGTCATGTGCCACATCACTGATGGATTTTTCTCCCAGGACACAACAAGCAGTTGagttgtaaagcactttgaagttGTCTGAACATTAAAGTTTACACCTACTCTGTTTAGGACTTGATGATTGGACAGGACATTAAGGGAGTTCATCCAATTGTAGTTAATTCTTTCtctatatagtatagtattttAGTATAGCGTAAATCTTAGTATTAATGTACttagtcttaaacttttgtttATACTTTTCAGTATAAGCCAAGTATACTTCACTGCACTATTCTTAAGTATATAAATATAGTTTATAAAAAGTAACCCTCAAGTATACTTCTTCAGTTTTAGTATCAAATAAGTATTCTCGTAGTACACTTGAATAAACTTCTTTTTGCTAAggggttcccaggccagctgtgagacataatctgtCCGGCGTGTCCGGGGTCTGCCCCGGGGCAtgccagggaggcgtccggactagatgcccgagccacctcaattggctcctctccatgtgaaggaggagtgagctcctcaccctaagGCTTCTTTCaatcacgacccaaagctcatgaccgtaggcgagggtgggaacatagatgggggcTAAATTGAGACCTTtgtcttccggctcagctctctcttcaccacgacagtcggGTACGGCGAACGCatgactgcagacgctgcgccgatccgcctgtggacctcacgctccaaccttgaGTTGGAGCATGTGAGTCTCATCCCACTCACATGCAGGACACTTGTACTCTTCTCCAAGTTAGCCAAGTTTAGTTTGAGATGAGGGAGGCGGGGGAGTAACATGACAGTGTGGTGAggtattttgctattttatttctGCTTATGCTTCACCTCTGTCCAGAAATCATACAAATGaatatgtgtactgtacacaACACGATCTCTTTGACAGAACAACATGTGTTATGTTTCATAGTGTTTTCATCATTTCCTATCCTATTTTATGACATACATTTACTCACCCCCCACCCTCCAAACAAGCGTATGATAAAAGATGATCGTTAATGTGTCCTATGAGTCGTGGCAGTGACGATGTGAGTAAAACGTATCTCTCACGCTTGAAATGACGCAGTGACGCCACCTTTATCAATGTGAATGTTTGCTAATAAGCTGTGCTCGTTGGCTCGGATTGGACTGTGGACGCAACAGGTAATAAGAACTCTTATCAACATTTACTGTTGGTGCTCATTGCTAATAACTTATCAACATTTACTGATGGTGGTAAACACGTGTGTGTGATGAACATCGATGGTCGTTCATCTTGACGGTTCTCTGCTGGTCTTGTTCCAATATTCGCCAAGCTTATTGATTATTTTCATGTGCTCTGTTTGCTTGCTGCGTGTCGCTACACGATCCGAAACACAATCGGTTCCACGTGTTTAGTTTGATGTGTTTATTGGAAGTATGGATTGATGGTGTTGGGTCGAATTTGGCGCATTTTGAAGATAAGCGTCACGTGACTGTAGGTGTATTCATCAAAGAGGATGCTCCGTGCGTGTGTCCTTCAAAGCCCTGATACAAATGATGATGAAAGTACTACTATTGTAACAAGACGGAGACCACTGGTAGGCACCAGCTGCTATTGTTCCTACGTTACAAAGTGTGTTGTCATGTAAATAAGTTGTCATTTGATGCTGTTCCTCTTTGACTGGAAGGTTAGCAACCTAACTTGTtatcctgtaaatagttgaaatgtgaaataaaagtcAGAACATCtgctggagttgagttgatgaAGCGTCCTCGTCCatcttttcaagtgcaggctggcgtAAAGCCCAAAAGACCTCGGCAGATGTGATACGTGACCGGATGTGACGTGCGGGCCTGTGGCGCATCTACGCGTGCGTTTCGCGCATGCCGGCAAAGTTTTGTGTTTAAATAAGAGTGACGAAGAAAACAAGCCGCAAtgtatgacatacagtatattaagtaTGCTTACTGcttaataaataagtaatcataGATATCACAGCACCTGACGTCAAGAAGTGACGTACGTCTCGTGCGTGCGCAGAAACGATCGTGTTTCCGGTACGGATCATGTAGGGGTCATCCTACGGCACTTTGGGAACGTGGCGTGTGTGCCAGATAAGTGCATGTTTTGATTTCAAAGTGATGAAAAACAAGATAGAACAAAGATCTTAAGTGGGGGCTGCTGGGGGTCATCTGGATGATGAAGTGCAGCATTCAGTCCATCATCACGTTTCAACCATGTGACTACTAGTGTTTTTAGCGGCTTTTTCATCAATGTGGCTTttttccatccgtccatttatATATCCTTATcctcatgctggagcctatcccaggcgagaggcggggtgcaccctggaccgGTGGCAGCCAACGGCAGGGCACATGTGGACAAACGAGCATTCACGCTGGCATTCATACCTACTTATTATTCATAGCCTATTTAGCTAAATTGTAAATCTAAAAATGGATTGTTGAACAACAAAAGAATGTTGACGTAAATATGAAGACATGCTCAACAAGCTAAGCTGACAGGCTCCTGTaaagaaatagaaaataaaagctaGCGGAGTTGATCAAGTGTCCTCTTGCACTCTTCCATCTTCTCCAGTACAGACacactcatcacacaacaacttgcAACATGCAGAGCAAGCTGGACATGGCGGGCAAGAAGCCTCCAAAGGCCTTCATCCTCCCGGTGGCCACCATCCGCTTGACCTTCGTGATTGGACTCATCTTCATCGCCATGCCATTGGCTGAACGAGTGAAGGGCGaggtaaaaacacaaatggatactttattctcatgcatGTACAGGAAGGACTGGAGTATAGTGACCCACAACATGTCTTCTACAGGACCAGACAGCTAACCAGGGTGGACTCAAAGACATGGCCGAGTTGAAGAAGAGTATTCATGTAAACAGAAACATTTGATGTTTGAGTTCATTCACGTCAGTTTTGGTCATTGatgtgttccaaaaggtccagcaaaaaccaaaacatttagTTCCATTAGAAATACATGTTCTTTTAGAAAGCCCAGCATTGAACATAACTtagctttattgaagactcGTTGGTGAACATGAGTGGCTGACACGCACACTGGCTGTCTGTTatgttccccctgcaacctgtgttagcTAGGAACCTTTACGTTCCAGTCCTGATTGGAACAGATGCTACATTTCTACTTAGCTAACACTTCTTTCCTCTTGGCACCTTTTGTTTCCATCTGTATTAATTAAAAAGCAGCACAGGTTCAGCTGGCAAGTCACTAGCGTATGGCGCACTGCACTCGGAAGGAAAAAGCAGATCGGACTTGTTTATCATATGAACAAAcacgtggacaggaagtgactgtaTAGTGATCCACAACATGTCCTTCTCCGCAGAGGTTGAATGAATCTATGTTTGGGATTGTTAAGTCACTACAGACACGTGTGGAACACCTGGAAGGCAAAGCAGGAAACAGCCAGGTACACACATGCATGAATactatgaatgaataaataccaCAGTATTACCCACAACATGTGCTTACAGAATCAGACAGGACAGGTGAAGGGGATGACTGGGGAGTCTCAGGTAAGCATGCATGATGGTGAGAAAgtagtactacagtattacccACAACATGTACTTACAGAATCAGACAGGACAGGTGAAGGGGATGACTGGGGAGTCTCAGGTAAGCATGCATGATGGTGAGTAAGTAGAACTACAGTATTACCAACAACATGTACTCTGCAGGGTCTGACCGGATATATGAAGAAGATGGTTGAGGAATTTCAGGTATTTCAGGTATACATGGTCTGGAAGTAGTACTACAATATTACCAACAACATGTACTTACAGAAGATGACAGGAAAGGTGGAGGAGATGACAGGACAGATGAAGGAGCAGACAGGACACATGGAGGCTATGATTATGGAGTCTCAGGTAAACACATGCATGATGGTGAGGAAGTACTACAGTATTAACCCAAATATGTACTTACAGAAGCAGACAAAAAAGGTGGAGGAGATGACAGGACAGATGAAGGAGATGACTCAGGATGCTGTTGATGTAAGAACACGTGAATCCATTCATACTAGAATGACATATATAAAATCAGAATACAATAATGTGTGCATCAGTGACATGCAGGTGATGAAAAAtggaataagaaataaatattaataacatgaGTCGGATCACGGCGCATGCCAGTTAATATAGATCAGCACTGAttctacaccatgactttctacagcctgtgtcatGTCTTTCATGCAAGTATGATGCTAATCCCACAGTACAGGAAGCACGTGCACGACTAGAACCTAGAGCTGTGCGATGTTGAAGCGGGTGAAGATCTgcttagcaaacaggaagtaatgTTTGTCATATGGAGACCGCACGTCTGCACCTGTGGCGTCAGTGGTCCATTGTGTGGAGTTACATCACTGACTGTAGCACAAAACGGTCAGTTAAAGCCGGTAATCTCTGATGGCAGACACGTCACATCGAGCCTTGTTTTGGATGTGATTGCAGACGCCTTATCAGTGCTGCAGTACGCTCGTGTATCTCATTCGTCTCCTTCCTCGAGGCTCGTATTAATGTCAAATGTCAAATCGCCCCCTCATCCGACAGCCAGACTGACccaatttctgattttgaatctgcAGTTGCAGGTCAGaatgttgctaggcaaccgcttTGAACAGCGGTTAGCTTGACTTGCATCAGCTGCCAGCACGtgtaactagtttatttcaaagaaTGTGTACCTCTCGCCTATCTGAGTTAAAGTTGAGAGACCTCGCGCCATGTACGTCCTCCCCAGTCCACAGCGAGGGTAAACTAACGTTGCCATTTacaattaggttgcggaaaaaatttgaatgttatCAGCAtgaagttacaatattatgggaataaagttaaaatgacaagaagaaagggAAAATGGTAGTAAATGAAAAAGAGCACCATTGAGCATGTCCAAACAGGAGTACAGAGATGATTCATATTAGCCCTTCCACATATCTCAGCTATTACTGACTGGTGGgctgaaataaaacaacacagtaAGATGAGAGTCCAGCAAAAGAATATCTTCAGTTgaataatattttgttttacattcacaGGATCTTCTGATGAAAGCAGGTTAGCATGTCAATCAATTTGTTTCCAATGAATGCTCCctttgttttgtgctttttcttaaTAAATCTTTTATTCTCACAGGTTGTTGCCCTCTGCCGTGGCATTACCATGACAAAAGATGTTACATGTTTGTTAACGAAAAGAAGACCTGGAATGATGCTCAGGTATGCCAGCCCTTCTTAATCCTTCAAATGTCCTTTGCAATATTCTCGCTCGTTGCTACCTCACCACAAAAACCTGCTCAGATATTTTGTGCAACAactgtatgcacacacacagtgaagtCCCAACATCTACGTGTTGTCAtcggacaaatcttaagtacgtttgatgaaatgtagaattgcTAGAGCTTGTGCTTGGACGTGAACGCGGCGccacagctgttcaactccagtGGAAAACATCCACACGTCACCCCCCCAGCCAGCTTTGATTGCGGGGCCTATGATGCGCCTAAAGCACTTCCTGTACGCTTCCAATAACACCACTTCCATAGGAGCCACGCCATACGTGACGATCTGATTGGCTTccggctgccctgttctcaccaCAACGCTTTTCTCCAAACCACAAATCTCCTCACCGTTTCATCTGATCTTGTGACCCCTGTCACATTCATTGTGCGATTGCTTGGTCCCCCTGTCTCTTTTTGTTTGTCGTCCTCCCAGATCCCATGTctctggctggaggcggagctgctgaacgcacctgagCGTGATTGCCCACGCCTTCTACTTAAACTGACTGCGGACATCTGGGAAACGGCGGATTATTCCAATACACTCCATGATACACCTGTGTAGCTGCTGCTAAGACTCATGTACCTATTCTGCGCTTCCTAGCGTTCAGCAGCACCAGCCTTCAGCCGGCACTTAGTTTTTGTTCGTTCATGGTTTACCCGTTTGTTGGAACCATCGCCTTGTGTTCAGTTGCTCTGCTACAGAAAAAAATTCTGTAAAGACTCTTACCTGCCTCTGCGTTCGGGATCCAGACCCTCACCACACCACGGTGTGACAGACCCCCCTGCTAATGAGTGAACTGTACACACGTGTGCGGCAGGTGGAACACGCATTCCAtttgaaagcgcatgcagagctggataaagctgctggatgctacCTCAAATGCAGCTACCGCCATCTTGTGAACTTCATAAAAACtccatcaggaggttgcctacagccacagttcaTGCCAATCTTATACTTCCTCTTTGGCTTTTTCAGAAGTACTGCGTAGCCAAGGGTGGACACTTGGCCTCAGTTCACACCAAAACCACGCATGACTTCCTCTATGGATTGGCTGGTGGACATTATGCTTGGGTTGGGGGCTACAAAGAGGTGGGTGGTTGAATAATCACAGGTTGATGAAGACGTGCTGTTTTTTCTAGACGTGTGTTGTGTACACCAACATGTACGCCAGCGTTGTAGGAATCATCTATGAAGATGTTCATGTTGTAAAAGTAACTCTCACGAGAAAAAAGGTCAGCACTGCTCAACAGGATGCCAATTTCATAGCTTCAcctcatcctttcatttttcagaataaTGACTGGAAATGGGTTGATGGTTCCACGTTTAATGTGAAGAAGTATGAAGAGGCAGGCAGCAAGGATGCTAGATGGGCAGCAGGCGAGCCCAATAGCTCGAGTAATCGCAAATATTGTGCAGAGATGTGGAGTGATGGTAAGATTACAGAAATGCAGTCACGATGAACACTTTAACAACCCTTCATCTTGTAACTTTTACCTGATTTCTTCACAGGCGGACTCAATGATTTTTTATGCTATTACCAGCAACCATTTATTTGTCAGAAGTGATGGGGCGGTCTCTGCTGTGTGATCCGGCTGCTCCTTCAAAGACGTCGGTGCTGAAAGATCACCACTCTGCCTTCAATTCAGTTGCTTTCATGAATCCTGATCATAATCGGCGTCCACGTGATCCCAAACAACCTGCAAGAAACCAATTTGCAAACTAAAACTCATCCTATTTGCAGTTGAGGAGCTAACACAAGCCatcacacagaaaatgaatcATTCACATTTTTAGTCAACATTTTGCAGCAGCATCTGTGTTAGCATTGAATCACTTATTGAAATTGGCTCATCTTCTACATTTCCCAGCAGCTAACATGATGCACAAAGCAAATAACTGCTAAATAAGCTGCTACCTGACAAGACGGGacaaatagaaacacacctaaaacacaacatcagttatagtaaatagaaacacacctaaaacacaacaacatcaggcataaaggaaaaaaaaaaagtgtcatctGACCAGAAAAAGTAAGTTAAGAGATGAGAATGATTACGGGAATGAGGACAAAATTAGGAGAAAATGTACACgaagaaatagttggaaaatgacaataacaattgcattctaacaagaaaaaagtttgttttgcaacgttaaattatgtcattttagtcgtaCTGAAATTGTATTTTCCTTTGTAATTTGGGTTTGGAATATGGGAGTCAAATATTAGAAGAAATTTGACagatttaacaagaaagttgaaatatttagaaaactaaaaagagtgaagttgatatgaatGATGGCTTTTCCCCTCtaccacaaagctgacatgcacttTCTTGGTGAAAGATATACAAGTGGGCATCtctggagttggcatgttctccttgtgcgtgtgtggcttttctccgggtagcccgacttcctcccacattccaaaaacatgcatgttagcttgatcggagactctaaattgtccacatgtatgaatgtgagcgtgaatgctcgtgtgccctgccattggctggccaccgcCTCtggcccagagtcagctgggataggctccaccccCCACGACTCTTGTTAACATTGAAGATGTTCGATGCGCCAACACCacaaaccttcagcatatccgTGTTGGGGATCCAAAACAGCACTAATGTGATTTTCCCAAAGAAAGAATGCTGAAAGTGCTGTGGTGGTGCTTTCATGATAGTTGATATGACGATCAACAGCATTTATCATCACGGAATGTCATCCTTTTCATTTACTGTAGCTTATACTCTGCTATGGATATGGGATGGATACTTCTTGGCTGGAATGTGACGTGTCGACTGTAATCGTGTGATGTCGGCCGGTCTGATCCAGTTGTGCACACGCTAGGATGAACAGTTGGTGTACGGGCTGATGCCAATCGTTTTCACGTCTAAACtctaaagggactgtttgcaaccgtTATGCGTCTGCCTAGGGGGCGTGTTGGAACTTTGGAAGGTGCACGCATGACATCGTGGGCACGTAAGCCCCGCCCCACGTAACACGCACTAGCTATGTTAAATGGCTAAGTTAGCTGCAAATGttggctatcattgaatgtatagcctatagCAACCACAATTTGTCAATTTCGATGCTAATTGGGACAAGTCTCGATGTTTTTGTTATTGAAAGCACTATGCTAACACGCTAGCTGCCGCTTGGTTAACCTTGAGTGTTGCAAACGGTCCCTTGATAGGTTATGATACTGTTGACTTGTTTAAGTGGGGGTGTCACCATGCACGATCTTGGCTTCACCAGGACCAGACCATATTTTAACATGACTTCGAAAACTACAAAGAAAACTTCCAGGGCTTGTTTTTCAGTCCAGTGATGCAGGAAATGGCTGCAAGGTTTCTAGCGAGTGTAATGTGTTGCCTGGCCcactgccactttcatattgtCCATATTGTGCGTGTGATCATtgacagtagcgatgccatagttgaGTCTGATGGGCTCCTGGTTGCCCTGTTCCTGCCAGACATGTGCTGACACCCCTATGACGTGTTTTCATCATGATACAGCATTTCACACGTTATTCCAATATGTGCTACTGGATGTTGGAATTGCCTTTGGAATCAATAAAGTATACTTCAAATCCTGCTGGTGAATGAGTGAATGTAGTTTACCACTTTAATTCTCATTTAATTCCAAGTTTTAAGAAAGTAGCTTTCCACATGCAGCCATCCAGGCAACTACCTCACCGATGGTGCCAAACTAACACAAGTGACACACAACTTGAACTACCCACTGCTCTTTCTGGGACGTAAAAAAGGAGGGAAGGAgatgccaaggaacttgaaggttttcaccctctccacctcagtctcatcaataacaggggtttatgcggctccttttcccttgttcttgggtcgatgatcatctctttggtcttctctgtattgagaaggagattgttatcacgacaccaagctatgaggtccgccacctctcttctgtatgatgtttcaacaccaccagtgatcaggccgatgactctagtgtcatccgcaaatttaatgatgctggtgttgttctgggaggccacgcaatcgtaggtgaagagcgtgtagaggagcggactcggcacacacccctgtggggtcccagtgctcacaattcttgagctggatgtgcgattgtggactctgactgactggggcctgcctgttagaaagttaaacacccagttacagggggggggtgacaggccaagtgtgaggagcttatttgagagtttgtgggggctgactgtattaaaagcagagctatagtctataaatagcattctgacatacagtatgtgccatagcactgagtctgcacttttaaaggtttttaataAGTGATTCTGgtggttcagccattttagtgcttttagacctgactGCTGCTTTCCATACAGTGGACCATACTATTCTTTTATCTTGCTTGGAAAATTGTGTAGGTGTCGGGGGGCTGCCTTTGGGTGGCTTGTCAAGGAGACGCCTTACTGTGGGACTTGGGGACTCCACCTCGTCTACCGCCCCCCCTTGactgtggagtcccccagggatcaattCTGGGGCCCATCCTATTTGCTCTATACCTGAATCCACTTAATacaatttttagaaagcatggcatctcctatcacttttatgcagatgactgccagatTTACTTACCGACATTTCGAATaagccatgcacgcttttattttgtcacgtctggactactgtaatgccctttactctggaataaacCATAAATTACTCTCTCGCTTAGTttgtccagaactctgcagcatgGCTGTtggaaccaaaaagagggagcatattaccccaattttagcctccctgcactggttgcctgtgcattttacaattgattttaagattttgtttgtttttaaggctttgaatgggctggcccctcagttcatccaaatttacactccggcgcgcacattgaggtccgaaggccagctccaactggtggtgcccaagaccagacttaagaccaggggagaccgggccttttctctAGTTGGCcgaaagctgtggaacactctcccccctcatgtaaaaacggcccccacagttgaaagctttaagtctcgacccacttttattctctggcttttaactcggcgtgagtcgtgtggtcctctgtgtcttttattctttttttgttttacatggtttcatttattttagtttttaacttaattgtattttatttacttatttattttacttacttcttgtatttattgcttttattgcttttacttcttgtttcaaACATTTTACTGTTCAtgtgttctttgtttttatttgatcttttagtttttactgtagtaatttgtatttttacttattatttatggttttactagtctgtgcagcactttggaaacagtgtttataaaatgtgctatataaataaagtggattggattggataagCTCgcaaaacaaaatggcaaccggaagcaGAAGTtgcgtcgcccgtctatgatgtcatcagcggttgactctaaaaaatgtgaaaagatgtttttatCGTTTCTTAATGCTAACTTGGCATGCATAAAACAACTGATATCAATGATGGATGAAGGGGATACATGATGACTTTCACTGAAGAcctgattgttcccaaagacaccatgtggcagcgagatcaacatcttcctgttttgccatgacttcTATTCTTCAATGCAAtgatgtttctcaccttctttgtcaaaatgctgccacttgcaaacATGAGTgtatgcagtcatccctcgctatatcacctTTTCTTAggaattcatgaataaatgatggctgtttcgtggttgactacggcctaaaatatgtatttttaagcaaattggaTGCAcccttggcctaaatgaagccttTTCCACCGGAAAAATGGTTAAGTGAAGGAAAATACAAGTTATTGTTCATGCAGCATCCTGTCACCCACGTGTTGTGCTTCCTACGTTCTTGTTACACAGCGGGAAGTTTCTTTGCTCCTTTAAGTGAGTGATTCCTTTATGTCAACTCCACAATGGCTTCTACAAGTGCTGCCTTTTCTAAAGTCTTCTTTACGTAAAAATTCTGTCACATTTTCTATGAtggtttactatattgggtaataggagtgtaaaggtgactataggggtgctatttcatgtctagagggctctaatcatgttaaaatgttCAAGATGAGAGCTGAGGGAGAAAGAAGAGCTGCAAGTTGAGAATCACCTGCGTGGTCTTAAACCAGGAAGCTTGATGGTGAGTATGAAAATGGTGTTTATTGCGAAGCATGTGagtaacaacataaacattccATCCCGTACACGCCTGGAATGAATCATAACCTCGTCATAAAGGTTTGTGACATTACAATAAACTAGAATGTGAAACCAGCTTTCATATCTGTTTTATTACAATActataaaacacaaacacactttcacTATGATCGCTATACTACTAGTATTAACTAGTACTAGTATTACTACTACTGATATTTTAGCATAAATTGGACAGGAAAGCAATTACTGTCTGTCGTGTGCGCGCACGTGTGCTGTCAAATTATCACGTCGCGTGAATGTTTTAGCACAGAGTGAGcaggaatatggtttttctcctgtgtgaatTCTAATGTGTTGAGTGAAATGGTGTTTTCGGGGAAAGCCTTTACCGCAGACTGAGcatctgaaaggtttttctccagtgtgcgtcCGCATGTGTGCCAGCATTGTCGTCTTACGGGAAAATCTTGCAtcgcaaactgagcaactaaaaggtttttcgcCGGTATGCATTTTCACGTGTTGAGTGAAATTGTGCTTATGAGAAAAGCTcttagcacaaactgagcatctaaaaggtttctctccagtgtgcgttTTCATGTGTGATGCCATACTTGACCCTTGAGCAAATCCTTTACCACAAACCGAACAaataaaaggtttctctcccgtgtgGATTCTCATGTGTGACGCCATATGTGACTTGCGAGAGAATCGTTCAAAGCAAACCGAACAACCAaacggtttttct
Encoded proteins:
- the LOC129179241 gene encoding C-type lectin domain family 6 member A-like, with protein sequence MAELKKSIHRLNESMFGIVKSLQTRVEHLEGKAGNSQNQTGQVKGMTGESQNQTGQVKGMTGESQGLTGYMKKMVEEFQKMTGKVEEMTGQMKEQTGHMEAMIMESQKQTKKVEEMTGQMKEMTQDAVDDLLMKAGCCPLPWHYHDKRCYMFVNEKKTWNDAQKYCVAKGGHLASVHTKTTHDFLYGLAGGHYAWVGGYKENNDWKWVDGSTFNVKKYEEAGSKDARWAAGEPNSSSNRKYCAEMWSDGGLNDFLCYYQQPFICQK